Part of the Bacteroides acidifaciens genome, CCGCTGACAATCCTGCGTTATATGTCAGTCTTGACAATCAGTTCATTCCGGCCATGGAGTACACCTATACGTATGATAACGCCTCTGTGCGTAGAGTGAAGAATCCTATCTGGTGGCAATCTACCGTAACTTCTGCCGGAAACGTGACCGCTACCATCTACCGTGCTTTCGGCCGGCCGTACAACGAGGAAGGAAAGAAGCTTCTGGGTGCCCCGTTCTCTCAGTTTATGAAATTCAATACGGAATTTCGCCACCTGTGGAATATAGACAAGAATAATAAGCTTGCCTCTCGTGTAGCATTGGGTGCTCTTTTCGCATACGGCAACGCTACGATTGCCCCATACAGCGAACAATTCTATGTCGGTGGTGCCAACAGTATCCGTGCTTTTACAGTGCGTAGTATCGGTCCCGGCGGCTATCATCCGAAAGACAGCAAATATTCTTATCTTGACCAGACAGGTACATTCCGCTTCGAGGCAAACGTCGAGTATCGTTTCCACATCTTCAAGCGTTTCTGGGGAGCTACCTTCCTCGATGCCGGCAATGTCTGGCTGATGCGCAAGGATGAGGCACGCCCCGACTCGCAGCTCCGTCTGAAAACTTTCCCGAAACAGATTGCTTTAGGAACAGGTATCGGCTTCCGCTACGATATGGATATCCTCGTCTTCCGTCTTGACTTCGGTATTCCTTTGCATCTGCCGTATGATACGGAACGAAGTGGCTATTACAATGTTACCGGAGCCTTCTTTAAGAATCTGGGAATACATTTTGCTATCGGGTATCCCTTTTAATGTTCTTTCTTTGTCTTGAAACAAAGAAAGTTTTTGTACATTTGCAACGAAATCTGATGCCACTGACATCACTAACCTTTTAATATTACATAATTTATGAAACCAACTTTATTCTTATTGGCAGCCGGTATGGGCAGCCGTTATGGAGGCTTGAAACAATTGGACGGTCTGGGTCCTAATGGCGAAACTATTATGGATTATTCTATCTATGATGCCATCAATGCGGGATTTGGTAAGCTTGTATTTGTAATCCGCAAAGATTTTGAACAAGATTTCCGTGATAAAATTATTTCCAAATACGAAGGCCACATTCCTTGCGAATTGGTATTCCAGTCTATTGACGACCTTCCCGAAGGCTTCACTTGCCCGGCAGACCGTACAAAACCATGGGGTACTAACCATGCAGTAATGATGGGTGCCGATGTGATTAAAGAACCGTTTGCGGTAATCAACTGTGATGACTTTTATGGTCGTGACTCATTCCAGGTAATGGGTAAATTCCTTTCCACTCTTCCTGAAAATTCAAAGAACGTTTACTCAATGGTAGGTTTCCGTGTAGGAAATACATTAAGTGAGAGCGGTACAGTATCCCGTGGTATCTGTAGTACAGATGCTAAAGGTCTGTTGACTTCTGTCGTAGAACGTACAAAAATCCAACGTATGGACGGTGAAGTGAAGTACATTGATGACAATGGCGAATGGACAGCTACTCCCGACACTACTCCGGTTAGTATGAATTTCTGGGGCTTTACTCCTGATTATTTTGCTTACAGCCAGGAATTCTTCAAAACTTTCCTAAGCGATCCGAAGAACATGGAAAACTTGAAAAGTGAATTCTTCATCCCGTTGATGGTGGATAAATTGATTAATGACGGAACTGCAACAGTTGAGGTACTCGACACTACCAGCAAGTGGTTTGGCGTTACTTATCCGGAAGACCGTCAGAGTGTAGTAGACAAGATTCAGGCATTGGTTGATGCCGGTGAATATCCTGCTAAGCTCTTCTAAGGAAACATTATTGCTTAATATAGGGAGCAGTCATTCTTGTGGATGACTGCTTTTTTTGTTTTTCATAACGTATCATACTAACCTGTATCCAATAAATATTCACTATCTTTGCAGTCCAAAACCGTATAAATCAGAGACAGAAGTGATTTCAGTAGAAGGATTATCAGTAGAATTTAATGCGACCCCTCTCTTTGAGGATGTCAGCTATGTTATAAATAAAAAAGACCGCATTGCGTTGGTTGGTAAGAATGGTGCGGGTAAATCTACCATGCTTAAAATATTGGCGGGCTTGCAGTCGCCGACACATGGAGTAGTGGCTACTCCGAAAGACGTTACTATAGGATATTTGCCGCAGGTGATGATTCTCTCCGACAGCCGTACGGTGATGGGGGAGGCGGAACTCGCATTTGAACATATATTTGAGCTTCAGGCTAGGCTGGATCGTATGAACCGGGAACTTGCCGAAAGAACAGATTATGATTCGGAAGAATACCACCAGTTGATAGACCGTTTCACTCACGAGAATGACCGTTATCTGATGATGGGCGGCACAAACTATCAGGCGGAAATCGAACGTACGCTGCTCGGATTGGGATTCAGCCGGGAAGACTTTGAACGTTCCACTTCGGAATTCTCCGGTGGATGGCGTATGCGTATCGAATTGGCGAAACTTCTGTTGCGTCGTCCTGATGTACTTCTGCTCGACGAGCCGACCAACCACCTCGATATTGAAAGTATCCAATGGCTGGAGAACTTCCTGGCAACCCGTGCCAATGCAGTTGTATTAGTCAGCCATGACCGTGCGTTCCTTAATAATGTGACTACCCGTACGATTGAGATTACCTGCGGACAGATTTATGACTATAAGGTGAAATATGACGAGTTTGTCGTCTTGCGCAAAGAACGTCGTGAACAACAACTCCGTGCTTACGAAAATCAGCAGAAACAAATCCAGGATACGGAAGATTTTATCGAACGCTTCCGCTATAAGGCTACCAAAGCCGTGCAAGTACAAAGCCGTATCAAACAACTCGAAAAGATAGACCGCATCGAAGTGGACGAGGAAGACAACTCTGCATTGCGTCTGAAATTCCCGCCTGCCAGCCGCAGCGGAAACTATCCGGTAATCTGCGAAGACGTGCGCAAAGCATATGGAAACCACGTCGTTTTCCATGATGTGAACCTGACCATTAACAGGGGGGAGAAAGTCGCATTCGTCGGCAAGAACGGTGAGGGTAAATCTACTTTGGTGAAATGTATCATGGGCGAGATTGACTTCGACGGTAAGCTCACTATCGGTCATAACGTCCAAATCGGCTATTTTGCACAGAACCAGGCGCAGATGTTGGATGATAACCTGACAGTATTTGATACCATCGACCGTGTGGCCACAGGAGACATTCGCTTGAAGATACGGGATATATTGGGAGCTTTCATGTTCGGCGGCGAAGCCTCGGACAAAAAAGTAAAAGTCCTCTCCGGTGGTGAACGTACCCGGTTGGCAATGATTAAGCTGCTTCTCGAACCTGTCAATCTTCTGATTCTCGACGAACCGACCAACCATTTGGATATGCGCTCGAAAGATGTGTTGAAGGAGGCCATTCGCGAATTTGACGGCACAGTGATTCTTGTCAGTCACGACCGTGATTTTTTGGACGGGCTTGCGACTAAAGTATATGAGTTCGGTGGCGGAGTGGTGAAGGAACACCTCAGCGGTATCTATGAATTCCTGCAAAAGAAGAAGATAGACAACCTGAACGAACTTCAGAAAGGCGCAAGTTTATCGGCTTCTCCCACGGCATCCGCCAAGGGGAACAATGAACAGGAAGCTGCGCAACCTTCAGAGAATAAACTCTCTTATGAAGCCCAGAAAGAACTGAATAAGAAAGTGAAGAAACTCGAACGCCAAGTGGCGGATTGCGAAGCCTCGATAGAGGAAACTGAAGCGGCGATAGCCATTGTCGAAGAGAAGATGGCGACTCCCGAAGGGGCTTCGGACATGAAACTGTATGAACAGCATCAGAAACTGAAGCAGCAGTTGGATACCATTGTTGAAGAGTGGGAGCGCGTTTCGATAGAACTGGAAGAAGTGAAAGGCTAGAACTTCCTTTTAGATAGCATGATAATTCTATAATTATTATATTGAATATGAAAGTAACCAAGTATTTACCAATTCTTGCCGTATGCCTTATGACAACAGGATGTAACAGTAAGAAAGAGGCCGTACTGACGTCCGGTATCGACCTTGCTAATCTAGATACCACGGCTATGCCGGGTACAAGTTTTTATCAATACGCTTGTGGAGGTTGGATAAAAGACCATCCGCTGACAGACGAATATTCACGTTTCGGAACATTCGATATGTTGCGCGAAAACAGCCGCGAGCAATTGAAAGCACTGATTGCCGAACTGGCTGCGAAGACAGATAACGCTCCGGGCAGTGCCGCTCAAAAAGTGGGCGACCTTTACAACATCGCAATGGATAGCGTGAAGTTGAATAAGGAGGGTGTGGCTCCGATTAAGGCTGAACTGGAAGCTATCGACGCACTCAAGGATAAGAACGAAATCTATGCATATATTGCTGAAAGCCAGAAGAAAGGAATCCGTCCTTACTTCACTATGTTTGTAAGCGCAGATGATATGAACAGTTCCATGAATATGGTGCAGACCTATCAGGGTGGTATCGGAATGGGACAACGCGACTATTATCTGGAAGACGACGAGCAGACTAAAAATATCCGCAACAAATATCAGGAACACATCGCCAAGATGTTCCAGTTGGCAGGCTATGATGAGGCTACTGCACAAAAAGCGGTAAAAGCCGTAATGAACATCGAAACCCGCCTGGCTAAAGCATCCCGTTCACAAGTCGAGTTGCGTGACCCTCATGCCAACTATAACAAAATGGACATGGAAACGCTGAAAAAGAACTTCCCTACTTTTGATTGGGATACTTATTTCACTCTCTCAGGATTGAAAGACCTGAAAGAAGTAAACATCGGTCAGCCTGACGCCATGAAAGAAGTTGCCGATATTATCAATACCGTATCACTGGACGACCAGAAACTATATCTGCAATGGGGATTGATAGATGCTGCCGCTTCTTACCTGAGCGATGACTTCGAAGCTCAGAACTTTGATTTCTACAGCCGTACCATGTCCGGCAAGAAAGAAATGCAACCTCGTTGGAAACGTTCTGTTAGTACAGTAGACGGAGTTCTTGGCGAAGTAGTGGGACAGATGTATGTAGAAAAATACTTCCCGGCTGCTGCCAAAGAGCGTATGGTTACATTGGTGAAGAATCTGCAGACCTCTTTGGGCGAACGTATCAAAGAACTGGAATGGATGAGCGAACCGACCAAGGAGAAAGCTTTGGAAAAACTGGCTACCTTCCATGTAAAGATAGGTTACCCGGATAAATGGAAAGATTACTCTGCTCTGGAGATTAAAAACGATTCTTACTGGGCAAACATCGAACGTGCCAGCCAATGGGATTACAATGAAATGATTGCCAAAGCCGGCAAGCCGGTCGACAAGGACGAATGGCTGATGACACCGCAAACCGTCAACGCATACTATAACCCGACTACCAACGAAATCTGCTTCCCCGCAGCCATCCTGCAACCGCCATTCTTTGATATGAATGCAGATGACGCGATGAACTACGGTGCTATCGGAGTTGTTATCGGACATGAAATGACGCACGGATTCGACGACCAGGGACGTCAATATGATAAAGACGGAAACTTGAAAGATTGGTGGACGGAAGAAGACGCTAAGAAGTTTGAAGAACGTGCCCAGGTAATGGTGAACTTCTTTGACAGTATTCAGGTTGCTCCGGGCGTACAGGCTAACGGTCAATTGACTTTGGGTGAAAACATTGCCGACCACGGCGGTCTGCAAGTTTCCTACCAGGCATTCAAGAACGCGACAGCTGCCGCTCCTCTCGAAACAGTTGATGGATTTACTCCCGAACAGCGTTTCTTCCTTGCCTACGCTAATGTATGGGCAGGAAATATCCGTCCGGAAGAAATTCTCCGGTTGACCAAACTCGACCCTCACTCATTAGGCAAATGGCGTGTGGACGGTGCACTTCCTCAAATCGGAACATGGTACGAAGCATTTAATATTACCGAGCAAGACCCGATGTTCGTTCCTAAAGACAAACGCGTGTCTATCTGGTAATAGTTCTTGAATAGAAACCTGCTTTGCAAAGAAGCGTTGATTTTTCATATAGAAGAGTCAACGCTTTTTTTTATTAATTCACACCTTATTTATTACGTACGATAAACAATATTTCGTAACTTTGCGCATCAAATACTTAATAAGCAATTCAATGTCAGAGTCTAAAAGAATAAAAACTGCATTGGTATCTGTATACCACAAAGAAGGTTTGGATGAGATTATTACCAAACTTCACGAAGAGGGAGTAGAGTTTCTGTCAACAGGCGGGACTCGTCAGTTTATTGAATCATTGGGATATCCTTGCAAGGCAGTGGAAGATTTGACCACTTATCCTTCTATCCTCGGTGGTCGAGTAAAGACATTACATCCGAAAATCTTCGGAGGTATCCTTTGCCGTCGCGGACTGGAACAGGATATGCAACAGATTGAGAAATATGAAATTCCCGAAATAGATTTGGTAATTGTTGACTTGTACCCGTTTGAAGCTACCGTAGCTTCCGGTGCGTCCGAAGCAGATATTATTGAAAAAATCGATATAGGCGGAATCTCCCTGATTCGTGCCGCAGCCAAGAACTACAATGATGTAATTATCGTAGCTTCCCAGGCACAATACAAACCGTTGCTGGATATGTTGATGGAGCACGGTGCCACTTCTTCACTTGAAGAACGCCGTTGGATGGCAAAAGAAGCGTTTGCCGTTTCTTCCCACTACGATTCGGCTATCTTCAATTATTTCGATGCCGGCGAAGGCTCTGCTTTCCGTTGCTCGGTGAACAACCAGAAGCAACTCCGTTACGGTGAAAACCCGCATCAGAAAGGTTATTTCTACGGAAACCTGGAGGCTATGTTCGACCAGATTCATGGAAAAGAAATCTCCTACAACAACCTGCTTGACATCAACGCTGCCGTTGATTTGATTGACGAATTCGACGACCTCACTTTTGCTATCCTGAAGCACAACAATGCTTGTGGTCTGGCTTCACGCCCTACCGTATTGGAAGCATGGAAAGACGCATTGGCAGGTGACCCTGTTTCTGCTTTCGGCGGCGTGCTGATTACCAACGGTGTGATCGACAAGGAAGCAGCCGAAGAAATCAACAAGATTTTCTTCGAAGTGATTATTGCACCGGATTATGATGTGGATGCACTCGAAATCCTGGGACAGAAAAAGAACCGCATCATCCTCGTCCGCAAGGAAGCTAAATTGCCGAAGAAGCAATTCCGTGCCCTGCTGAACGGCGTGTTGGTGCAGGATAAAGATACTAATATTGAAACGGTAGCCGACCTGAAAACCGTGACAGACAAAGCTCCTACTCCGGAAGAAGTGGAAGATATGTTGTTTGCCAACAAAATTGTGAAGAACAGCAAGTCCAACGCCATCGTATTGGCAAAAGGCAAACAGCTTCTCGCAAGCGGTGTAGGACAGACTTCACGTGTAGACGCATTGAAACAAGCAATTGAAAAAGCTAAATCATTTGGTTTCGACCTGAATGGTGCCGTGATGGCTTCGGATGCCTTCTTCCCGTTCCCCGACTGTGTGGAAATTGCGGATAAGGAAGGTGTTACGGCTGTTATCCAACCGGGAGGTTCGGTAAAAGACGACCAGTCATTTGCTTATTGCAACGAGCACGGTATGGCGATGGTGACTACCGGTATCCGTCATTTTAAACACTAAAAAAATAAGAATTAAGAATGGGATTGTTTTCTTTTACACAAGAAATTGCGATGGACTTGGGTACAGCCAATACCATCATCATCACGAATGGAAAGATCGTGGTGGATGAGCCTTCGGTTGTAGCTCTGGACCGCCGTACTGATAAGATGATTGCCGTTGGGGAAAAGGCGAAGTTGATGCATGAAAAGACCCACGAAAACATACGCACCATCCGTCCGTTGAGAGACGGTGTAATTGCCGACTTCTATGCTTGCGAGCAGATGATGCGCGGTTTGATTAAGCGGGTGAATACCCGCAACCACTTGTTTTCACCCTCTCTCCGTATGGTGATTGGTGTTCCTTCGGGAAGTACGGAAGTCGAACTCCGTGCTGTTCGCGACTCTGCCGAACATGCTGGCGGACGTGACGTCTATCTGATTTTCGAACCGATGGCTGCGGCAATCGGTATCGGTATCGATGTGGAAGCACCGGAAGGAAACATGATCGTTGATATAGGTGGTGGTTCTACGGAAATTGCCGTAATTTCTTTGGGCGGTATCGTATCCAACAACTCCATCCGTGTTGCCGGTGACGACCTGACCGAAGATATTCGCGAATATATGAGCCGTCAGCATAATGTGAAAGTCAGCGAGCGTATGGCGGAACGTATCAAGATAAACGTAGGGGCAGCCTTGACCGAATTGGGCGAAGGTGCTCCCGAAGATTATATTGTTCACGGTCCGAACCGTATCACAGCTCTTCCGATGGAAGTACCCGTATGCTATCAGGAAGTGGCTCACTGTCTGGAGAAATCAATCTCGAAGATTGAAACAGCTATTCTGAGCGCATTGGAGAGCACTCCGCCCGAACTCTACGCGGATATTGTGCACAATGGTATCTACCTTTCCGGTGGCGGCGCATTGCTTCGTGGACTGGACAAGCGGTTGACTGATAAAATCAATATTCCTTTCCACATTGCGGAAGACCCTTTGCACGCTGTTGCCAAAGGTACAGGAGTTGCGTTAAAGAATGTAGACCGTTTCTCCTTCTTAATGAGATAAGTCAGGGATGAGGAATTTAATAAACTTCCTTCTGAAATACAATTACTGGTTCCTCTTTATCATATTAGAGGTAGCCAGTTTTGTTTTGTTATTTCGGTTCAACCGCTATCAGCAGAGTACCTATTTTACTTCTGCCAATACGGTTGTGGGGGCGGTTTATGAAGTATCGGGAGGTATTTCCTCTTATTTTCATCTGAAATCGGTCAATGAAGACTTGCTGGACCGTAACATGCTGCTTGAACAGCAAATCACGAACCTGGAGAAAGCGTTGAAAGAACGTCAGGTCGATTCGGTGACGGTCAGCAGTATCCGCCAAATGCCGCAGAATGATTACCAACTGTTCAAGGCGCATGTGATAAAGAACAGTCTGACACTGCCTGATAACTACATTACCCTTGATAAGGGTTCTTCTTCCGGCATCCGTCCCGAGATGGGAGTGGTAGACGGTAATGGTATTGTAGGTATTGTGTATGAGACTTCTCCTTCTTATTCAGTAGTTATTTCTGTGTTGAACAGCAAGTCCAATATAAGTTGTAAGATAATAGGCAGTGATTACTTCGGTTATCTGAAGTGGGAGCACGGGGATTCGCGCTACGCCTATCTGAAAGACCTGCCCCGCCATGCGGAATTCAATTTGGGAGATACTGTAGTGACCAGTGGTTTCTCAACCGTATTCCCGGAGGGTATCATGGTAGGTACGGTAGATGATATGGCCGACTCCAATGACGGACTATCCTATCTGTTGAAAATCAAGCTGGCTACCGATTTCGGTAAACTCAGCGATGTGCGTGTAGTAGCCCGAAACGGCCAGGAGGAACAGAAGAAACTTGAAAACAAGGCAACGAAACAATGATTATCACCTATATACATAGAATCGGATGGTTTATCGGCTTGGTACTTCTTCAGGTGCTTATCCTGAATAACGTGCATATAGCGGGATACGCTACTCCCTTTCTCTATATTTACTTTATACTGAAGTTCAACTCCGGCACTTTGCGGAATGAACTGATGCTGTGGGCTTTCTTTTTCGGACTTACCATCGACGTATTTGCCGATACTCCGGGGATGAATGCGGCTGCCACCGTGTTGCTTGCTTTTCTGCGCCCTTCTTTGCTGCGTCTGTTTACTCCCCGTGACAACCTGGACAGCTTCATCCCTTCTTTCAAGACAATAGGAATCACTCCTTTCCTGAAATATACTACTGCAAGTGTTTTTGTGCATAGCTTGGCACTACTCTCTATTGAGTTCTTCTCGTTTTCCAGCATTTGGCTGTTGCTGCTGCGGGTGCTGCTCTGCACCATTCTGACTGTAACTTGTATTGTGGCTGTTGAAGGTATAAGGAAGTAAAGATGGCAAAAGATTATAGATTAGAGAAGCGCAAATTTGTTATCGGCGGCATTGCCCTGTCCATTGTTCTGATTTATCTGATACGGCTTTTCGTATTGCAGATTACAACGGATGACTACAAGAAGAATGCCGACAGTAATGCTTTTTTGAATAAGATACAGTATCCCTCGCGCGGAGCTATCTACGACCGTTCCGGCAAACTGCTGGTATTCAACCAGCCTGCCTATGATATTTCGATTGTCCCGAAGGAAGTCGAGAATCTGGATACGCTCGACCTGTGCCAGTCGCTGAATATCACCCGTGCCCAATTCCTGAAGATTATGAGCGACATGAAAGACCGTCGCCGCAATCCGGGGTATTCCCGCTATACCAACCAGTTGTTCATGTCGCAGCTTTCGGCAGAAGAGTGTGGTGTCTTTCAGGAGAAACTATTCAAGTTCCGTGGCTTCTATATCCAGCGGCGTACAATTCGTCAATATTCCTACAATGCCGCCTCACACGCTTTGGGCGACATCGGAGAGGTTTCCGCCAAAGAAATGGAAGCGGATGAAGAAGGATACTACATTCGTGGCGATTATGTCGGCAAGTTGGGTGTGGAGAAATCATATGAAAAGTATCTGCGTGGAGAGAAAGGAATTGAAATCTTGCTCCGTGATGCGCACGGTCGTATCCAAGGACATTATATGGATGGCGAATACGACCGTCCTTCCGTCCCCGGCAAGAACCTGACATTAAGCCTGGATATTGATTTGCAGATTTTGGGCGAACGTTTATTGAAGAATAAAATTGGAAGTATCGTCGCCATCGAACCGGAAACCGGTGAAATCCTCTGTCTGGTATCTTCTCCGAACTACGACCCGCACCTGATGATTGGCCGTCAGCGCGGTAAAAACCATCTGATGTTGCAGCGCGACAAGATGAAGCCTCTGTTGAACCGTGCTTTGATGGGAGTCTATCCGCCGGGGTCTACCTTTAAGACCGCACAGGGCTTGACCTTCCTGCAAGAAGGCATCATCACCGAGCAAAGTCCGACTTTCCCCTGTTCGCGTGGTTTCCATTATGGCAGGCTGACAGTAGGTTGCCATGCTCACGGAGCACCGATTCCGTTGATACCCGCCATCGCTACATCGTGCAACTCCTACTTCTGTTGGGGGCTGTTCCGTATGTTCGGCGACCGTAAATACGGCTCACCGCAAAATGCTATTACCGTTTGGAAAGACCACATGGTTTCGCAGGGATTCGGTTACAAGCTGGGAGTCGACTTGCCGGGGGAGAAACGTGGATTAATCCCGAACGCCCAATTTTATGATAAAGCCTATCGCGGAC contains:
- a CDS encoding NDP-sugar synthase, yielding MKPTLFLLAAGMGSRYGGLKQLDGLGPNGETIMDYSIYDAINAGFGKLVFVIRKDFEQDFRDKIISKYEGHIPCELVFQSIDDLPEGFTCPADRTKPWGTNHAVMMGADVIKEPFAVINCDDFYGRDSFQVMGKFLSTLPENSKNVYSMVGFRVGNTLSESGTVSRGICSTDAKGLLTSVVERTKIQRMDGEVKYIDDNGEWTATPDTTPVSMNFWGFTPDYFAYSQEFFKTFLSDPKNMENLKSEFFIPLMVDKLINDGTATVEVLDTTSKWFGVTYPEDRQSVVDKIQALVDAGEYPAKLF
- a CDS encoding ABC-F family ATP-binding cassette domain-containing protein, producing MISVEGLSVEFNATPLFEDVSYVINKKDRIALVGKNGAGKSTMLKILAGLQSPTHGVVATPKDVTIGYLPQVMILSDSRTVMGEAELAFEHIFELQARLDRMNRELAERTDYDSEEYHQLIDRFTHENDRYLMMGGTNYQAEIERTLLGLGFSREDFERSTSEFSGGWRMRIELAKLLLRRPDVLLLDEPTNHLDIESIQWLENFLATRANAVVLVSHDRAFLNNVTTRTIEITCGQIYDYKVKYDEFVVLRKERREQQLRAYENQQKQIQDTEDFIERFRYKATKAVQVQSRIKQLEKIDRIEVDEEDNSALRLKFPPASRSGNYPVICEDVRKAYGNHVVFHDVNLTINRGEKVAFVGKNGEGKSTLVKCIMGEIDFDGKLTIGHNVQIGYFAQNQAQMLDDNLTVFDTIDRVATGDIRLKIRDILGAFMFGGEASDKKVKVLSGGERTRLAMIKLLLEPVNLLILDEPTNHLDMRSKDVLKEAIREFDGTVILVSHDRDFLDGLATKVYEFGGGVVKEHLSGIYEFLQKKKIDNLNELQKGASLSASPTASAKGNNEQEAAQPSENKLSYEAQKELNKKVKKLERQVADCEASIEETEAAIAIVEEKMATPEGASDMKLYEQHQKLKQQLDTIVEEWERVSIELEEVKG
- a CDS encoding M13 family metallopeptidase — encoded protein: MKVTKYLPILAVCLMTTGCNSKKEAVLTSGIDLANLDTTAMPGTSFYQYACGGWIKDHPLTDEYSRFGTFDMLRENSREQLKALIAELAAKTDNAPGSAAQKVGDLYNIAMDSVKLNKEGVAPIKAELEAIDALKDKNEIYAYIAESQKKGIRPYFTMFVSADDMNSSMNMVQTYQGGIGMGQRDYYLEDDEQTKNIRNKYQEHIAKMFQLAGYDEATAQKAVKAVMNIETRLAKASRSQVELRDPHANYNKMDMETLKKNFPTFDWDTYFTLSGLKDLKEVNIGQPDAMKEVADIINTVSLDDQKLYLQWGLIDAAASYLSDDFEAQNFDFYSRTMSGKKEMQPRWKRSVSTVDGVLGEVVGQMYVEKYFPAAAKERMVTLVKNLQTSLGERIKELEWMSEPTKEKALEKLATFHVKIGYPDKWKDYSALEIKNDSYWANIERASQWDYNEMIAKAGKPVDKDEWLMTPQTVNAYYNPTTNEICFPAAILQPPFFDMNADDAMNYGAIGVVIGHEMTHGFDDQGRQYDKDGNLKDWWTEEDAKKFEERAQVMVNFFDSIQVAPGVQANGQLTLGENIADHGGLQVSYQAFKNATAAAPLETVDGFTPEQRFFLAYANVWAGNIRPEEILRLTKLDPHSLGKWRVDGALPQIGTWYEAFNITEQDPMFVPKDKRVSIW
- the purH gene encoding bifunctional phosphoribosylaminoimidazolecarboxamide formyltransferase/IMP cyclohydrolase, whose protein sequence is MSESKRIKTALVSVYHKEGLDEIITKLHEEGVEFLSTGGTRQFIESLGYPCKAVEDLTTYPSILGGRVKTLHPKIFGGILCRRGLEQDMQQIEKYEIPEIDLVIVDLYPFEATVASGASEADIIEKIDIGGISLIRAAAKNYNDVIIVASQAQYKPLLDMLMEHGATSSLEERRWMAKEAFAVSSHYDSAIFNYFDAGEGSAFRCSVNNQKQLRYGENPHQKGYFYGNLEAMFDQIHGKEISYNNLLDINAAVDLIDEFDDLTFAILKHNNACGLASRPTVLEAWKDALAGDPVSAFGGVLITNGVIDKEAAEEINKIFFEVIIAPDYDVDALEILGQKKNRIILVRKEAKLPKKQFRALLNGVLVQDKDTNIETVADLKTVTDKAPTPEEVEDMLFANKIVKNSKSNAIVLAKGKQLLASGVGQTSRVDALKQAIEKAKSFGFDLNGAVMASDAFFPFPDCVEIADKEGVTAVIQPGGSVKDDQSFAYCNEHGMAMVTTGIRHFKH
- a CDS encoding rod shape-determining protein, with translation MGLFSFTQEIAMDLGTANTIIITNGKIVVDEPSVVALDRRTDKMIAVGEKAKLMHEKTHENIRTIRPLRDGVIADFYACEQMMRGLIKRVNTRNHLFSPSLRMVIGVPSGSTEVELRAVRDSAEHAGGRDVYLIFEPMAAAIGIGIDVEAPEGNMIVDIGGGSTEIAVISLGGIVSNNSIRVAGDDLTEDIREYMSRQHNVKVSERMAERIKINVGAALTELGEGAPEDYIVHGPNRITALPMEVPVCYQEVAHCLEKSISKIETAILSALESTPPELYADIVHNGIYLSGGGALLRGLDKRLTDKINIPFHIAEDPLHAVAKGTGVALKNVDRFSFLMR
- the mreC gene encoding rod shape-determining protein MreC, whose product is MRNLINFLLKYNYWFLFIILEVASFVLLFRFNRYQQSTYFTSANTVVGAVYEVSGGISSYFHLKSVNEDLLDRNMLLEQQITNLEKALKERQVDSVTVSSIRQMPQNDYQLFKAHVIKNSLTLPDNYITLDKGSSSGIRPEMGVVDGNGIVGIVYETSPSYSVVISVLNSKSNISCKIIGSDYFGYLKWEHGDSRYAYLKDLPRHAEFNLGDTVVTSGFSTVFPEGIMVGTVDDMADSNDGLSYLLKIKLATDFGKLSDVRVVARNGQEEQKKLENKATKQ
- the mreD gene encoding rod shape-determining protein MreD; its protein translation is MIITYIHRIGWFIGLVLLQVLILNNVHIAGYATPFLYIYFILKFNSGTLRNELMLWAFFFGLTIDVFADTPGMNAAATVLLAFLRPSLLRLFTPRDNLDSFIPSFKTIGITPFLKYTTASVFVHSLALLSIEFFSFSSIWLLLLRVLLCTILTVTCIVAVEGIRK
- the mrdA gene encoding penicillin-binding protein 2, yielding MAKDYRLEKRKFVIGGIALSIVLIYLIRLFVLQITTDDYKKNADSNAFLNKIQYPSRGAIYDRSGKLLVFNQPAYDISIVPKEVENLDTLDLCQSLNITRAQFLKIMSDMKDRRRNPGYSRYTNQLFMSQLSAEECGVFQEKLFKFRGFYIQRRTIRQYSYNAASHALGDIGEVSAKEMEADEEGYYIRGDYVGKLGVEKSYEKYLRGEKGIEILLRDAHGRIQGHYMDGEYDRPSVPGKNLTLSLDIDLQILGERLLKNKIGSIVAIEPETGEILCLVSSPNYDPHLMIGRQRGKNHLMLQRDKMKPLLNRALMGVYPPGSTFKTAQGLTFLQEGIITEQSPTFPCSRGFHYGRLTVGCHAHGAPIPLIPAIATSCNSYFCWGLFRMFGDRKYGSPQNAITVWKDHMVSQGFGYKLGVDLPGEKRGLIPNAQFYDKAYRGHWNGLTVISISIGQGEILSTPLQIANLGATIANRGYFVTPHIVKEIQDNQIDSLYRTPRYTTIEKRHYESVVEGMRAAATGGTCRMLSMMVPDLEACGKTGTAQNRGHDHSVFMGFAPMNKPKIAIAVYVENGGWGATYGVPFGALMMEQYLKGKLSPENELRAEEFSNRVILYGNEER